Below is a genomic region from Candidatus Thermoplasmatota archaeon.
GTCCCAAAGCCCTGACGGACGACCGTCAGGCGCCGCGCAGGTGGAGCTTCCGTTTCAGGAGCTCCGCGCGCGCTTCGTGGATGGCGCCGCGCTCGAGCAGGAAGCGGATGTGCTTCTTGTCCGCGGTGATCCACCCGCCGCGCCGGCGGAAGTGCAGGTCCTGGTCGACCGCCTCGAAGAAGGGGTCGGCCGCATCCATGTCCTCGTGGGCCACCGTCGGGAACAGCTTCGCGGCATGCGCGAAGCGGCCTCGCCGCTCCGTCCGCGCGCTCTTCCAGTGGTGCCTCTTGAACGGTTCGTTGGATCGCTTCGTGTTCGCCAATCAAGTCACCTTGTAGAACACAACCAGCCAAGGGAGCCTTCGACTTCAGTGGTTATAGGATTTTCGCGCGGCGTTCGGGGGAACACAGGCCCCATCGGCAAAACGACGGCCTCCGACCCGAACGCGTCCGACCGGACAGAGCGGACTACCCGTCCACGCGCGTCTCGTACTCGGGGTCCTTCCCTTCGCCCTCGGCCGCGGCGTGCGCGTCCTCTTCCTGGGCGGCGTCGTGGAGCTCCTTGATCGCCCGCGTCTTCCACCAGAGGAGCGTCAGACCGGAAGCGGCCATCACGCCGCCCACCGCGAACCCGCCCTGGATGGCGGCCCCCGCGGCCCCCGCGCTCGCGCCGAGCCACGTCAGGGCCCAGAGACCCGTGAAGGTCCCCGCTGCGGCGAGCACCTTCTCTTCGCGCGGCATTGGGGCGGGAGCGGCGATCTTGAGGGCAGGCACGGTTTCAGGCTCTGGTCATCCACCTATACATAGCCGACCGGCCGTTCCCCAGGACGGGTAAGCCTCCCTGGACATCTTGGGCGTCATGCTTATCCATCCGTCCCGCCAACGCGATCCGGATGCAGCTACCGGCGGATGCGCCCCGCGTCGAGGACGACGGAGAAGCCGCCGCTCTCTTCCGGGGGCTGCTTGCGAGCGCGAACACGCTTCTTGTCGTCGCGGATGAGACGGGGCTCGTCTGCCACCTCGGGAACCGGTGCTCGGAGCTCATCGGTCGCCCTCCGGAGGCGGTCGTGAACCGTCTCACCATCCTGGATTGCGTTGCGAAGGAGGATGCGCACGTTGCGGCCGCGATGCTTGAAAGGGCCCTCGGCGACGGCTACGCCGAGGGCACGTTCGGCGTCATCGCGGCGGACGGGCGACGACGCCGCATGGAGGCCACGGCCAATGGCATCGAGACCCCCGACGGCGCCCGCGTGCTCTTCGTCGCGCGCGACGTGAGCGAGATATTCGAGACCCACGAGCGTCTCGGGGCGATCGTCGACGCCCAGCATGCCGTATGGCGGACGAACACGACGGCCGACGCCCTCCGGGCGGCCCTCGCGATCTTCCGCGACCGCATCGAGCTCGCGGGCGCCATCGGGGCCTACCTGCTCAAGCCTGGAACGCGCCGCCTCGTCATGGTCGCGAGCCTCGGCCACCCGCCCGAGCTCAGCGAATACGTCGAGCACCACTCGATCTCGGTCGACGTGGAGGACAATCACATCACCCGCGCGTTCGCGGGCGTCGGCGGGATCCAGGTTCTCCGGTTCGCCGATGCGCCCATGGACGACCGCATCCGCGCGTCGCTTCTTGCGCATGGTCTGCATTGCTCCACCGCCGTGCCGCTAGAATCGCTCTCCGGCGAGCCCTTTGGCGTCCTTGTGGTGGGCCTCACGCGCGAAGTCCCCACCAGGGAAGACGGTTCGCTCGACGATCCCGCGATCGCGCGATGGATCGAGGTCCTCGCGCAGGAGGTCGGGGCGGTCGCGGATCGCATGCTGGCCCAGGAGCGTCTCAAGGTGGCGCTCGCGAGCGAACGGCGGTTTTCCGAAGAATTCGAGGCGTTCGCCTACCGTGCGAGCCACGATCTCTCGGAACCGCTGCGGCGCATCGGAACGCTCGCGGATTTCGCCCGCCAGGATCTCGCGCAGGGGCGATCGCAGGCGGCGCGCGAGGAGCTCGCGCAGATCGCCGAGACGTCCGAGCGCGTCAAATCCATGATCTCGCGGCTCCTCGAGCTCAGCCGCGTCTCGCGGAGCTTGCCCGCCGCCCCGAGCTGGCAACTCGCGGACGTCGCCCGGCAGGTGATCGACGATCTGACGCTGCTTTGCGCCGAGCGCGACGCTCGGGCGACCCTCGAGACGCCGATGCCGCAGGTCGCTGCGAACCGCGAACGGGTGTACGTCGCTCTCCACAATATCGTCGAAAACGCCATCATCCACAACGTGGCGAATCCGCGGCCCCATGTCTGGATCCGGGCCGAAACTCGCCCCGACGGCTTCGTCGAAGTCTCTGTCCGCGACAACGGGCCCGGAATCCCCGAGGAACATCGCGAGCGCGTGTTCCACCTCTTCCATCGCGGCCACGTCACCGCCGAGCGCGGCCGGGTCGGGGCGGGCCTCACCGTCGCGATGCGCGCGATCACGCAGGAAGGCGGCAACATCTGGATCCTCTCCTCGCCCGAAGGGGGGACCGACGTGCGCTTCACGCTCCGCTCGGAGCCCGCCGGCGCGTGATCCGCAACCGTCATCCGCCTCCGCGACGGTGCGTCCCGCGTGGAAGCCTCCGGACTCTACAAGCTGAACCCGGGCGACCGCGCGCCCGACTTCTCGCTTCCGGGCGTCGACGGCCGCCGCCACGCGCTCTCGGACTACGCGTCGAAGCCGGCGCTCGTGGTGGTCTTCTCGTGCAACCATTGCCCTTACGTGCGCGCCTACGAGGAGCGGATGATCGGCTTCGCGCTCGCGTACGAGCCGCGCGGGGTCGCGATGGTCGCCATCAACTCGAACGAGACCACGAGGTATCCCGAGGACGATTTCCCCCACATGGTCTCGCGCGCCGCGGACAAGGGATACACGTTCGATTATCTGCGCGACGAGGACCAGTCGGTCGCGCACGCCTACGGCGCCGTCTGCACGCCGCAGTTCATGCTCTTCGACGCCGACCGCCGCCTCCGTTACCAGGGCCGTTTCGACGACGAGAAGGACCACCCGGAGAAGGTCAAGGAGAAATACCTCGAAAACGCGGTCGAAGACCTTCTCGCGGGACGCCCGGTCGCGAAGCCGGTGACGCGCGCGATCGGCTGCTCCATCAAGTGGAACGCGTGAGACCCTCGTCGGGCTCGCCCGATTCCTCGAGCGTCTTGCCGATGCGCAGGAACCGCGATCGCGCCGTCACGCGCTCGAGCGCGGCGAGCCGCCGCCGCACCTCGCGCGGGGCCTCGGGGTCCGCCATGAGGGCGCGCACGCGCCTCTCGTCGACGTCGAGCGCGCGGTCGAGAAGCCCCGCCTCCGCGAGGACGCGTCGGGCCTCGTCGAGATCGAAGGCCCTGCTCGTGGCCTCCACCACCGTCACGGGGCGGCCCTCCCCGGCCTCCACGCGACGGACCCCGCGCGCGTCCATGTAGGCGAGGATCTCGTCCGCGACGCCCGCCGCCTCGGCCTCGGCCGCCCGCGCCGTCTCCTTGAGCGCGACGTAGCGCCTCGCGAGGTCGCCCACGCCGCCGCCCGCGAACGGGAGCCGCTTTTCAGCCGACGGCGCGGTTTCCGCGAAGTATGGACAACGGTTCGCGAATTCGCACGGGCATTCGCGATTGAGCCTCGGATCGAAGCGACCGGCCTCGATGGCCTCGGCGGTCGCGACCACGCGGTCCGCGATGGAGGCGACGGCGGCCCGGTCGTGCCGGGGCGCGCTCACGGGGACGTTCGAGCGGAGGTTGTGGAGCGTCAGGCGCTCCACGCGGCCGAAGAGGTCGTCGACCGCCATCTGGTAAAGCGTGAGCTGACCGCTCGTCGCCGCGTCGCGGCGCGTCATCGCTCGCCGGCCCGACTTGTAGTCGACGATCGCGAAGCCGCCGCCCTCGCGGTCGACGCGGTCGATGAAACCCGTGACGGGCACCCCTTCGACGTCGATCGTGAACGGAAGCTCGACCGCGACCGGAGGCGCGAACCGGGGCGTCTCCGCGCGCCAGAACCGCTCGAGGACGGCCTCTCCCGCGGCGCGCTCGCGCGCGGCGGTCGCGGCGTCGGGGAAGCCGTCGTCGGACCACGCCTTGCGGTAGGCCTCGAGGGTCGCCTCGAGGGACGCCGGCCCGGGCTCGGCCGTCGCCCACGCTTCGAGGGCCTCGTGGAGGGCGCTTCCGAACGAGAAGTAGCCCTTCGGCGCCTGGGGAAGCCGGTCCACGTAAAGGAATCGCCACC
It encodes:
- a CDS encoding PAS domain-containing sensor histidine kinase, giving the protein MQLPADAPRVEDDGEAAALFRGLLASANTLLVVADETGLVCHLGNRCSELIGRPPEAVVNRLTILDCVAKEDAHVAAAMLERALGDGYAEGTFGVIAADGRRRRMEATANGIETPDGARVLFVARDVSEIFETHERLGAIVDAQHAVWRTNTTADALRAALAIFRDRIELAGAIGAYLLKPGTRRLVMVASLGHPPELSEYVEHHSISVDVEDNHITRAFAGVGGIQVLRFADAPMDDRIRASLLAHGLHCSTAVPLESLSGEPFGVLVVGLTREVPTREDGSLDDPAIARWIEVLAQEVGAVADRMLAQERLKVALASERRFSEEFEAFAYRASHDLSEPLRRIGTLADFARQDLAQGRSQAAREELAQIAETSERVKSMISRLLELSRVSRSLPAAPSWQLADVARQVIDDLTLLCAERDARATLETPMPQVAANRERVYVALHNIVENAIIHNVANPRPHVWIRAETRPDGFVEVSVRDNGPGIPEEHRERVFHLFHRGHVTAERGRVGAGLTVAMRAITQEGGNIWILSSPEGGTDVRFTLRSEPAGA
- a CDS encoding PD-(D/E)XK nuclease family protein, with translation MRRLSWSSMSTYEGCPLRWRFLYVDRLPQAPKGYFSFGSALHEALEAWATAEPGPASLEATLEAYRKAWSDDGFPDAATAARERAAGEAVLERFWRAETPRFAPPVAVELPFTIDVEGVPVTGFIDRVDREGGGFAIVDYKSGRRAMTRRDAATSGQLTLYQMAVDDLFGRVERLTLHNLRSNVPVSAPRHDRAAVASIADRVVATAEAIEAGRFDPRLNRECPCEFANRCPYFAETAPSAEKRLPFAGGGVGDLARRYVALKETARAAEAEAAGVADEILAYMDARGVRRVEAGEGRPVTVVEATSRAFDLDEARRVLAEAGLLDRALDVDERRVRALMADPEAPREVRRRLAALERVTARSRFLRIGKTLEESGEPDEGLTRST
- a CDS encoding thioredoxin family protein translates to MEASGLYKLNPGDRAPDFSLPGVDGRRHALSDYASKPALVVVFSCNHCPYVRAYEERMIGFALAYEPRGVAMVAINSNETTRYPEDDFPHMVSRAADKGYTFDYLRDEDQSVAHAYGAVCTPQFMLFDADRRLRYQGRFDDEKDHPEKVKEKYLENAVEDLLAGRPVAKPVTRAIGCSIKWNA